The nucleotide window GTGACCTTCCTAAAACCGGCGCAGGTGTCGCCGCTGGCATGCTGGGGGCTTGGCTATGAGGCGTGATCTGCACAGCTCGACCGCGCTCACGTTCCCGCGCCCGGTCTATGCGCCACAGGCAGCCGGCTTCATCTACGGGGCCATCGGCGGCACGGTGGCGGCTGGTGCGACAGGTGCGTTCGCAGCTGGCGTCGCGGCTGGCACCACGTTCGCCGCCAGCGCTTTCGGTGGGATCATCGTCAACGCCGTGGTTGGCATCGGCCTTTCGGTCATCGCGCAGGCCCTGCAGCCGGCGCCGGAGGTTCCGAAGCCATCGGCACGCATGGCGAACTTCGCCCAGCCGGTCAGCTATGCCGAATATGTGCTTGGGCGGACGAGGAAAGGCGGGCCGCTCGGCTTCACCGGCGCGACTGGCCGATATCGCTACTATGTGCCGCTGCTCGCCGCGCACGAGATCGAGGGCATCGTGACCCACTACCTCGATGAGCGGGTGGTCGAGATCGATGGCTCGGACATCGTGACGACCGCGCCGATTTCCAACGGCCCCGAGGTGGGCAAGATCACCCCGTTCCTCGGCGCGACCGGGCAGACAGCGAACGCAGACCTGGTTGCGGCCTTCCCCGGGCAGATCACGGCCTCGCACGACTTCAAGGGGCTGGCCGGCGCCGTGGTGCGCGCCAAGAAGGTGAGCCCGGAGAGCTTCAGCGACATCTACCCGCGCGGCCGGCAGTGGGACTACACGCCGGTGATCGACGGTCACAACGGGATCTACGACCCGCGCGACGAAAGCACCGGCCACACGAGCAACGCGGCCCTGATCCTCGCGTGGTGGCTGACAGACGTCATGAGGCAGACGGTCGATTGGGACGACGTGGCGACCGAGGCAGATGCCTGCGATGTCGAGGTGACGGACCGATACGGCGCCACGGGCGCGAAGTGGTCCATCGACGGGGTGCTGGCGGACGACGAGGACTTCGAGACGCAGCGGGCCAAGCTCTGCGCCGCCTGCGACGCCTTCCTCTACGAGAACACGGACGGAACGGTCGGCTTCACCGTGGGCCGCTACATCGCACCGGACGTGACGCTCACGGCGGCAGACTGCGAGGGGCTGGAAATCACCAGCGGGCAGACCGGCAGCAGCGCGATCACCGAGATCGTGCCGGAATACATCGAGCCGGACAACGCCTGGCGCGAGTGGTCCACCGGCGTGTGGACCGTGGACCCAGATGGCAACCAGACCCTGCGCGACACGCCGCGCCTGCACATGGTCAAGTGGCACAATCAGGCGATCCGCATTGCCAAGCGCCTCGGCAAGACCAAGCGCCCGCAATGGCAGATGCAGGGCACCATCGGACCCATCGGATACGAGCTGATCGGCAAGCGCTTCTTCCGCCTCAACCATGAGGAAATGGGCATCGACATGACCTTCGAGGTCGGGAAGCTCACGCGCGAGACGGCGGGCACCTTCTCGATCACTGCGAACAGCGTGGAAAGCACGGACTTCGATTTCGACGCCGACACCGAAGAGCCGGAGCGCCCCGAGGTGAACGCGAGCGAGATCTCGGACGAGGGCAGCATCGACGCGGTGACAGGCGTCACGGCGACAAGCCCGGGCAACAATCAGATCCTCGTGGAATGGGACGCGCAAGACGCTCTCTACGCGCAGCAGATCCTGCTTGTGAGGCAGAGCACGGGGCAAGAGGAAGTCATTTCGACCAGCCGGGCCGTCTCGACGCGGACATCGCACGAGATCAACGGGCTGGTCGCGGGCGAGACCTACGAGGTGCAGGTCCGAAACTACACCGGCACGCCGGGTGCCGAGGTCAGCGTGAGCGATTGGGCGCCGTCCACCGCTCTGCAGGTCGTCGTCGGTGGCGTGGTCCCGGGCGACTTCTCGATCTCTGTCGCCACTGGTGAGCCGGGCAGGGCGCGGTTCCAAGGCGTCAGCGGCACCAACACGGTGATCGCGCGGGTCTACTACTCCGCGACTGATGATTTTGGCACGGCCTCTCAGGTTGGCGACGACATCGCCATCAATGCGCTGAACACCTTTGACATCAGCGTGGGTGACGACGCGGCTGTGAACCTGCTGACCAACGGCGGGTTCGACGCAGACAGCGACTGGACGACGGGCACCGACTGGAGCATCGCGAGCGGCGTGGCGACGAAAGCTGCCGGCACGGCGTCAGACCTCGAACAGGCGGTGACGATCAGCGGCGGCACAGACTATCGCGTCACCTTCACCGTGGACAGCATCACTGGCGGCACGATTAGGCCTCGCCTTGATGGCGCAACATCCGTGAGCGGCACCGCCAGAAGCACAGCCGACACGTTCCAGGAGACGCTGACCGCGCCGTCTTCGCCCATCGACTTTGCCTTCGAGGCCGACGCCTCACTCGCTGCCGACATCGACGACGCCTACCTCGTGGAGGACACCGCCGAGAGCGCGGCCACCGGGTATTACTGGCTGGTTCCGGTATCGAGCCGGGGCGACGTGGGCGACGAGACAGCATCCCAATACATCGTGATCCCCTAACAGGAGACTGGCATGACGACGCCTGAAACCCCGACCGCCATCTGGCTTGGCAGTTCGCCGCTGCATCAACCAGACGCAACGCTCATTGTGGAGTGGGCGAACTATATTCAGGGCCTTGTCGAGGCTGGATATAACATCCTTGCGCCGGCTGATATCGCGACGACCGCGAACGTCACGCTCTCTGGTGAGCAGACCATCGACGGGGTGGCGACGAGCGCGTCGCGGGTGCTTGTGAAAGACCAGACGGACGCGAGCGAAAACGGCGTCTACGTCACGGCATCTGGCGCGTGGGCAAGGGCTGCCGATGCGGACTCGGCGGCCGAGCTGTCCGGAGCGGCGGTTTTGGTTTCTGGCGGGTCTGCAAATGGCGGCACTGGGTGGCGCGTTGGGCTTGTCGAGGTCATTGACAGCGACGACGTGCATGTGATCGCGGTGGACAGCCTTGCCGCAGTATCGGCCCATGAGGCGCGGGAAGACAACCCGCACGGCGTGACCAAGGCCCAGGTCGGTCTTGGGAACGTCAACGACACTTCTGACGCTGACAAGCCGATCAGCACAGCGACACAGACTGCCCTCGACGGCAAGGCGACCACGGCGCAGGGCGATCTTGCAGACACTGCGGTTCAGCCCGGTGACCCGTCGCAGGGGCGCCCCGGGGCCGTTCCTGCCGCATACACCGAGACGCTGACCGGCGCCGCTTCCGCCGGCGCAGATGCGCCCGGCACGACTGTTACCACCAGCCTCGGCGATGTCCGCCGTCTGACTGGTGCGCAGGTGCTGGCGACGCGCGAGCGGTTCCTTCTGACGCCCGGTGACTTCTACGAGGTCGCATGGTCGTTCGCACGCTCCGCCAACCCGACCGATCCGAACGGCGATACCGTGCGGCTTGGTATCCAGTGGCTCGACGAGGACTTCGCCAGCGTCGGGCAACTGACCGATGCCAGCCTTGACCTGACACCGGCGGTCGCGGATGGGCGGCAGTTCGTGACCGTCGTCATCGGCGAAGATTCGGACACGGCGGGCGTGGATTTCGCGTGGCCGGCTGGCGCAGTGCACGCGGTGCCCTTCCTGCAGACCTACGGCAGCGACGGCGTGACAGATGCCGCGCTTCTCGAATGGCGTGGCGGGGGTGGGGCGCTGGCCTCGGATACCGTCGTGCTGGAAGCGGGCGGGACAGCGGACGCCATCACGGCAACCGCCGACCGGCGCTATTCGGACGAGCCCTTCGCCACGCTCTTCGTCATGGAGGTGGCATCGGCGAACACCGGCGCCGTCACCATGTCCATCGGCGGGGAGCCCCCGAAGGATCTTCTGCTCAACAGCGGCGCGGCGCTGCAGGCCGACTACCTGCTGCCCGGCATGCTGCTCGACTTCCGTTGGGACGGCGCTGACTACCGCCTGACGACCGGGGCCTCGGCCACGGCCATCGAGGCGGCAGCGGCGGCGAGTGCAGCGGCGGCCGCGCTGTCGGCAAGCGAAGCGGACACCAGCGCCAGCGTGGCGGAGACGGCGGAGGCGGCGGCCCTGTCGGCGCAGAGCGGCGCGGAGACCGCGCGCGACCAGTCGCAGGCAAGCTCGGACCTGACCATCTTCGCTGCGGCCTTCGACGCGGCGGCTGATCTCGACGGCACCGGGCTCAGCGCGGACGACTACGTGGTCGTTTGGGCGGACGAGGACCGAGAGAACAAGGTCGCGATCTACCGGTGGAACGGGTCGACCTTCGACTTCGTGCGCGTCTGGCAGGGCAACGGCACCCGCCGGGATGCGGTCATGCGGCATCTGCCGTATCGCATCGCGAAGATGCAGTCCGGCTATGGCTTCTACGACAGCGAGGCCGTGACCGGTGACCTGCCGGTGATCGCCCTGCTTGACAGCACCAGTAACCAGCCCTGGACCGCGATTGCGCCGATCCTTGCTGACATGGTTCCGGACGACACCGATGACGCCATCGAGCCGTGGGTCGAGGCGAGCGCAGGGAACCAAGGGGTCGCCGATCTCGCGGTCCAGGCGCTTAGCGGCGCAACCGTCGCGACGAACCGCTGGGATGTCTGGCCGACAGGCGAGCTGATCGAGATCCCCGCAGGCACCTACACGGTCCCCCTGAACATCATGAACACATGGGCCACTGCGGTCTTTGCGATCATTGGTGCTGTCGGTGGCGGCACGATCAGCGCCTCCGTCGATGGGGCGCCGGCAGCCGCTGATCTCGACACGTCGACACTGACGGAGAACCGGGCCTCGATCTGGGAGGTGACGAACCCGAACGGCAATACGCGGGTGGAGCTCGATCTGACGATCACGGGCGGTTCGGTGTATGTCGTGCATGCCTGGGGCGAGCGGACGGACGTGAACCGGCTGGTGCGCCACGCGCGCTTCCGCAAGGGCGGCACCGGGCTTGAGGACGGCTGGTCCGAGGCGGATTGCCGCGCCAACTTCCGCACCGTGGTGGGGCGGATCAACCCGGCGCTCATCACCTATCACGACCGGGCCAACGCCGCGTTGACCGAGACCTACTTCCCTCTCATTCTGAACGACATATTCTCGGCGACCTCGGAGTGTGACGTGCTGACCATCGGCGGCCTGCCGATATTCGCTGAGGCAGGCGGGGCAGATACCGCCGTACTGGACCAGAATACGCTTCTGGAGTTCTACGCCGACCAATACTTCGAGAACGGTTACCCGTCCTTCTACGTGAACCCCTACGACAGCCTCCTGATCGACGGCGACCCGGAACGGGCTCAGACGGCGTCCGAGAACATGATCGGCACGACGGACTGGCGGGATGCTACCGGCACCCACTGGACGCTGGCCGGCAGCCTCGGGGCTTATCACAAGGTCGCACGCATCATCGCCGCCATGCCGGTTGCGCGTGCAGGCCGCTCCCTGGTGCCGAAGGTCATTGGCGTGAACTCAATCGTGCGGAACGCCAGTGCCACGGTTCTCAAGTTCGTTCCGGACGGGACGTATGGGCTGATCCTGTCCTACTTCAACTCGCTGAAGATGAGGGATGCCAACGGCGTTGTGCGGTTCCAGCTCGGGAACGGCACGATCAGCGCACCGGACGTCATGCCGGAAGAGCCGGATCTTGGATCGGAAGGCTCGGGCCGTTCCATGGAGCGCGGGTCACTCGGCGCCCTCACGATACGCAGGTATCTCGATACGTCGGAGCCGACCGGCTACGGAAATCTCGGGATGCAGATCGCCTACCTGCGGCCGCTGACGGTGGCGCAGGCGCAGGCGCTCGTGTCCTCGGCCAACGGCAATGACGTCGGCGCTGTTGCCCACATCTCCGGCGCGTCGAACGGTCACAAGCTGTGGCAACTTTACTCGGTGTCGGGCTCTCCGACCTGGAAGAGCGTAACTGATCAGTCGATCCTGAGCTAAGGAACCCCCATGAAACTCGCAGACGTCAAAAACATCTTCGTGTCCCCGCTCTTCGGAGAGCCGGGACACACCCACATCTCGCCGGACGGTGACGCATGGATCAACGACGCACCGTCCGGCGACGAGATCGCGCCCCGTGATCTCCTGCCCGGCACCGACAAGGATCAGTGGATCAATGCCACGTCGATCCTGGTCACCTACGACGGCGCGCAGCCTTCGGCCGTCCAGCGCGAGGCGTTGAAGGTCGAGATCTGGCGCTGGCTCCAACTATGCCCGGACGCGATGGTCGTGGGCCCGGAGGTGATGCCGATGGCGGTCCAGTCCGACTTCGTCGTTCGGACATGGTGGGATTCCGAGAAGATGCTTGCGTGACAATCAGTCGATCCCGATCTGACGAGCAATTGCCTCCGCCCAGCGTGTGGACCGGGCGGAGGCCACACAACGCATCACTCGTAAGAGGATGCCGCCCGACCGGGCGAAGGGCCGGACGGCTGATCAGCGCGCAATGCGTAAGCCGCGCTGACCTGCTGCAACGCATGGCGTAGTCGGACGACACTCTCAAGACATCGCCCGATTGCAGCGCGGGAAAACCTCCGCGCTGCTCAAGTTCTGACCCGCTTCGGCGGGCTTTTTTGCATGGGGGCAGGATGAAGCACCTGACAACCTGGCTGGGCGAGAACGTCTGGATGCTCGCTGCGGTGATCGGCGGCATCCTCGTCTCGATCCTCACCAGCGAAGAACAGACTTTCCGGATGGCGGTGGCGCGGGTCATCTCGGGCCTCTTCTGTGCCACCGTGTTCCCGGGCCCGGTGCTCGACGTGCTGGGCCGAGATCCGGCGGTCTACGGCAATGCGGTGGCAGGGCTGCTGGCGATGACCGGCTACGCGATCGCCAAGAGCCTTGCCGGCCTTACCGGGCGCCAGCTCGCAGAATGGGTCGCCATCGTGATCGGGAGGAAGAAATGACCCGTCCTGACGTCTCCAACCGCACCCTCGGCGTCATGCTGATCGTCAGCTGGCTGGCGCTGCTGCTGTTCCAGCCGCTGACCGAGGCCTGGGACGACCGGCCCTCGCAGCGGCCGTGGATCGACGTGTCGCTACAACTCGACGGCGACCATGTCCTCTATACCCGGATGATCAAGCGCGTCCTGCGCGGCGACTGGACGGCCCGCGTGCAGATCTCGACCGGGGAGGGCTGGCGCACGGTCTGCGATGACAGCGGCGCGTGGACCTACCGCCCCGAGACCTCGGGCACGCTCAGCATGACCTTCGATCGCTTCACCGGCGGCTGTCCGCAGCCCTCGGGCGCGCACCGCGTCTGCGTCGATTACGTCATGGAAGACCTGCGCGGCCGGCGCCGGATATTCGGGCCGTTCTGCTCCGAGGGCACGGGCGGTAGCTGAACGGCGTGGGGTGCGAGCGCAGCGCCAGTAGGTGCAGCGCCGTAACGGCATAGGCTTCCAGATCCGGCCTGCATGGCCGCGCCCGCGCGGTCGATTAAGCAGGTGCCCCCACAAAGCGCAACCATCACCTTCACTGCCCGGCCATCGCGGTCCGGGTCTTTTTGCATGGGAGATCACCATGGATCGAACGCATGTCCAGATGTTGCTGGCCTCGGCCGGCTACTACGCCGGCGCCATCGACGGCATCGCCGGGCCGGAGACCATGACGGCCGTCGAGATCACCGAAGCCCACGCCGGCGACGGCTCGGGCGGCTGGTCGACCGCGCGGCGGCTCGTGGCGGCGGGGCAGCGGGTGCTCAACGCGCAGGGCTTCGAGGCCCGCGCCGTCGACGGCTGGGACGGCCACAACACCGGCGAGGCTTTGACCGCCTGGCTCAGCGCGCAGGCCGGCGTCAGCGCCGAGGTCGACCGGGCACCGATCACCGAGACAACCTGGCCGGCCGACATCCCCCGGCAGGGCAACTGCGCGGCCTACTACGGTTCGCCCGGGCCCGACGTGCAGCGGCAGCTGACCTACATCCAGCTGCCGTTCTCTCTTCGCCTGGACTGGAACCTCTCGCAGACCGTCCAGCGGATCCGCGTGCACGAGAAGGCGGCGCAGCAGCTCTACGCCGCGCTGGTGGCGGTGCATGAGCACTATGGCATCGACCGGATGCAGGATCTCGGCATCGACCGCTTCGCAGGCTGCTACAACCACCGCCGGATGCGCGGCGGCTCAAGCTGGTCGATGCATGCCTACGGCTGCGCGATCGACTTCTACGCAGGACCGAACGCGCTGCGGATGGGCTGTCCCGAGGCGCTGTTCTGCGGCCCGGACTACCAGGCCTTCCTCGACATCATGGAGGCCCACCAGTGGCTGCCGGCGATCCGCCTCTGGGGCGGCGACGCCATGCACTTCCAGCGGGCGACCCTCTGACATCCCCACCACCGGCCGGCGCCTGGCGTCGGTCTTCTCCGCGGCTGCGCGCCGCTCATCCCCGAAAGGAACTCACCATGGAAACGAAATCGATATTCGCCTCGAAAGGCATCTGGGGCGGCATCATCGCCATCCTGCCCCCGGCCATGTCGCTCGTCGGTCTCGATCTCTCGCCGCAGGACGCCCAGGGCATCGTCGGACACCTCGACGCCATCGTCTCGGCCGTCGGCGGCCTCGTCGCGATCTACGGGCGCGTGACGGCGAAGACGGCGCTCAGGGTGTGAGACAAGCGGCTGCTCCGCGTCGGTTGTGGCGCGGGGTGGCGCCGGCGGTAGCGCAGGGCGGTCCGGGCTGTCCTGCCTTCGTAATTGTCCGCTAATCAGCTATGCGCAGGAAGCGAACGCCACGCCTAGCGTGCCGCTTCCCACGTCCTCCGCTGGATCACTGTTACCGTGTAGCCAAGGCGCGTTTCAAGGCCGTGCGAAATGCGAAGTCTAACGATAGTTGGTAAAGGCGCGACGCCACGCAGCCGCAAGGCTTACATGCTGCGTGCCATTGCTTCGGCCTGCTTGATGACCAGCTTCACCGCATCGGCTTGCAGGTCTGGTGGGTAACCGTAGCGCCTTAGGATCCGTTTCACGGCAACGCGCATCCTCGCCCGCACGTCATCCCTCTGCCACCAATCCACGCCGGAATTTTCCCTGATAGAGGCTACGAGCTCTGCCGCGATGATCTTGAGCTGGTCGTTGTCCATCACGTCGATGGCGCTCTCGTTCTGCGCCAAGGCGTCGTAGAAGCTCCGTTCTGTCTCCGACATGTCGTCCTCGGGCTCGGCCCTCAGGTCCTTCGCCATGCCGATGAGTTCCTGGATTACCTGCAGGGCATCGACGCTGCGGTTGTGATAGCGTGCGATGGCGTTCGTGAGGCGCTCGGAGAACTTCTGGTTCTGCACGACATTGCCCCGCGTTCGCGCCTTGATCTCCCCGTTCAGAAGCTTCTTCAGGGCTTCCACGGCGAGATTCTTGTGCTGCATGTGCTGGATCTCGAGGAGAAATTCCTCCGACAGAACGCTGATATCAGGGCGGTCGAAACCGCACGCCTCGAGGATGTCCACGACTTCGGTCGAGGCGACAGCCCGGTTCAGCAATTGCTGGATCGCGAAGTCCGGTGAGGAGTTTCGCCCCCCGCCGCCCGTTACGTCGAGCTTCTGGAGGGCGGATCTCACCGCCAGGAAGAACGCCACCTCTTCGGCATGTTCCTTGGTTTCCGGGGATCCGGCCGCCAGCTTGAAGGCCTTGGCAAGTGCTGCAACGGCATCCAGAAACCGCTTGCCGAAGTCAACGTGATCTTCCTGGCCCTCGTCTCGTGCTTGTTTGAGAACATGGTCTGCCGCCGTCGGCAGGATCTCAATGCGATCCGCTGCCGTTCCTCCAAGCACCCGAGAATAGTCGAAGCCGTGGAACAATCCACGCGCGACATCCAATGCACTCAGGAAGGCCGCGACAGCCTCGCGCTCGTCGACGCCCGTCTGGGCCTGGTCTCCTTGTGAGTAATGCGCGAGGGCCTTCTTCAGATCGGCCGCAAGGCCAATATAATCGACAACAAGACCAGCGGGCTTTCCGGCAAAGACCCGGTTCACTCGGGCAATCGCCTGCATCAATCCATGCCCCTTCATGGGCTTGTCAACGTAGAGGGTGTGCATGCAGGGCGCGTCGAAGCCGGTGAGCCACATGTCACGGACAATCACCAGCTTCAGCGGGTCGCTCGTGTCCTTGTATCTTTTCCTGAGTGCTTCCAGCTTCGTCTTGCTGCGAATGTGGGGTTGAAAATTCTGCGGATCGGTGGCGCTTCCGGTCATGACGATCTTCACCGCGCCGGTCTCGTCAGTTTCTGAATGCCACTCAGGTCGGGCAGCGACGATGCGCTCGTAGACCTCGACACAGATCCGCCGGCTCATGCAGACGATCATCGCCTTGCCGTCAATGGCCTCGAGGCGAGCGTCAAAATGCTCAAGGATATCGGCAACGACCGCGTCAAGGCGCGGACCGGCGCCGACCAGTTTCTCGATCTGCGACCACTTCTTGGCGGCGGCCCCTGTCTCATCCTCGGGCAGTGCCTCGGTCGCCTCGTCGAACTCCTCGTCGAGGCTGTCGCGTAGATCCTTCGCGATCTCTACGCGGGCCACACGTCCCTCGTAATAGATTGGCACGGTCGCGCCGTCCTCGACGGCCTGAGCAATGTCGTAGACGTCAATGTAGTCACCGAATACCGACCGCGTGTTCGCGCCGACCAATTCAACCGGGGTGCCCGTCAATGCGACGTAGATCGCCCTCGGCAAGGCGTTGCGCAGGTGGTGGGCCAGACCATGGCGAACCTCGCCGGTCTTCTGGTCCATCTTGGCCTCGAACCCGTATTGTGTCCGGTGCGCTTCGTCGACCATGACGATGACGTTGGAGCGGTCGGTGAGCTCCGGGAAGGTCTGGCCGCGCTCTGGCCGGAATTTCTGGATCGTCGAGAAAACGATGCCGCCGACCTGCCGGTTCAGCAGCGTCTTTAGCTCCTCGATACTGTCCGCCTGCACCGGCGTCTCGCCCAGTAGATCCTTGCATCGACCGAACGTGGCGAAGAGCTGGTTGTCGAGGTCGTTGCGATCGGTGAGCACCAAAACCGTCGGGTTCTCCAAGTCAGACAGGTGCATCGCTCGCCCGGCGAGAAAGGTCATGAGGAGCGACTTTCCCGAGCCCTGAGTGTGCCAAATTACGCCACCCTTGCCGTCGTCACCTCGAGCCCCGAGGATTGACTCCATGGCCTTCCGCACCGCGTGAAATTGGTGATAGCCAGCCGCCTTCTTGATCGGTCCCTTGCCCTCGTCCTCGAACACTGTGAACCAGCGCAGCATGTCGAGCAGAACGGACCGGTTCAGCAGGCCCTCCGTCAGCGTGTTCAGCGCCAGGCCCTCACGCTCCGACAGGATGGTCTCGCCGTCGACGGTCCGCCATCGCATGAACCGGTCGAGCCCGGCCGAGAGCGTGCCATATCGTGCGTTTAGCCCGTCGGAGATCACTGAGAAGACCGAGGTCCGGAACAGGTTCGGGATGTCCGCCTTGTAGGTCTCGATTTGGTTGAAGGCCGCCTCGATATCGGCTCCCTCGGTGCCCTTCAGCTCCACGACGACCAGAGGTAGACCATTCAGATAGATCACGATGTCCGGAATCCGCGGGTTCCGCCCGACCATGTCGACCTGGTTGAAGGCATGCCATGCGTTGTCCTGATCGCCCCAGTCGACGAGGCGCGCCCGCTCGTGGCGCTCCTCCCCCTGGTTGAAGTAGGTGATCGGGACGCCGCCCGTCATCAGGCCATGCAGGCGGCGGTTTTCGGCCATCAGGTCGCCGACGAAGACCTCGTCGGTTACGCGGGCCATCACCTCCTGCACGGCGCCGTCGGGCAACCCGGGATTGAGGCGCCGGACGGCCTTCTCGAAGACCTTCCGCAGGATTGCCTCGTGGAAGCTGCGGCGCTCCGGGTCCCGTTTCTCGGGCGAGATCTCGGCGCCAGAGACGGCGACATAGCCCAGCCCGGCCAGCTTCTCCATCATCCAGTCTTCGAGGTCGGATTCCGAGTTCCAGGCCATCAGGAACCTCCACCCTGCTTCATGCGCGCCGCCAGCCCCCGTACGGGTTCGGAGAAGGCCTCGTCCATCTTCCGATAGTGGTCGACCAGCCAGCCGATCATTTTCGGCCAGTTTTCCTTGCTGTAGCCTTGGAATGATGCTCGCGCACCGATCCAGCTCATCTTCTTGTCGTCCATTCGGTGCCACTCGAGATAATCGCCGACTTTGGGGGATAGCTCTTTTCGGCGTTCACTAAGTTGATCGAATATCCACTTGTTTTCAGCCTCATTCGGTCGAGCAATCACGAGTTCAGATCGGATCTCATGACGCAGGAAGCTCAAGTTCAAGCTGATTCCGGACACACCGGTACTCGATGAAAGCCAACTTTCTCTCGAAGGACTGATGTTCTGCCATCGCTCGAGGCCCGCTGCGCGGAGCGCCTCCAAGGCT belongs to Salipiger profundus and includes:
- a CDS encoding fibronectin type III domain-containing protein, coding for MRRDLHSSTALTFPRPVYAPQAAGFIYGAIGGTVAAGATGAFAAGVAAGTTFAASAFGGIIVNAVVGIGLSVIAQALQPAPEVPKPSARMANFAQPVSYAEYVLGRTRKGGPLGFTGATGRYRYYVPLLAAHEIEGIVTHYLDERVVEIDGSDIVTTAPISNGPEVGKITPFLGATGQTANADLVAAFPGQITASHDFKGLAGAVVRAKKVSPESFSDIYPRGRQWDYTPVIDGHNGIYDPRDESTGHTSNAALILAWWLTDVMRQTVDWDDVATEADACDVEVTDRYGATGAKWSIDGVLADDEDFETQRAKLCAACDAFLYENTDGTVGFTVGRYIAPDVTLTAADCEGLEITSGQTGSSAITEIVPEYIEPDNAWREWSTGVWTVDPDGNQTLRDTPRLHMVKWHNQAIRIAKRLGKTKRPQWQMQGTIGPIGYELIGKRFFRLNHEEMGIDMTFEVGKLTRETAGTFSITANSVESTDFDFDADTEEPERPEVNASEISDEGSIDAVTGVTATSPGNNQILVEWDAQDALYAQQILLVRQSTGQEEVISTSRAVSTRTSHEINGLVAGETYEVQVRNYTGTPGAEVSVSDWAPSTALQVVVGGVVPGDFSISVATGEPGRARFQGVSGTNTVIARVYYSATDDFGTASQVGDDIAINALNTFDISVGDDAAVNLLTNGGFDADSDWTTGTDWSIASGVATKAAGTASDLEQAVTISGGTDYRVTFTVDSITGGTIRPRLDGATSVSGTARSTADTFQETLTAPSSPIDFAFEADASLAADIDDAYLVEDTAESAATGYYWLVPVSSRGDVGDETASQYIVIP
- a CDS encoding type I restriction endonuclease subunit R, translating into MAWNSESDLEDWMMEKLAGLGYVAVSGAEISPEKRDPERRSFHEAILRKVFEKAVRRLNPGLPDGAVQEVMARVTDEVFVGDLMAENRRLHGLMTGGVPITYFNQGEERHERARLVDWGDQDNAWHAFNQVDMVGRNPRIPDIVIYLNGLPLVVVELKGTEGADIEAAFNQIETYKADIPNLFRTSVFSVISDGLNARYGTLSAGLDRFMRWRTVDGETILSEREGLALNTLTEGLLNRSVLLDMLRWFTVFEDEGKGPIKKAAGYHQFHAVRKAMESILGARGDDGKGGVIWHTQGSGKSLLMTFLAGRAMHLSDLENPTVLVLTDRNDLDNQLFATFGRCKDLLGETPVQADSIEELKTLLNRQVGGIVFSTIQKFRPERGQTFPELTDRSNVIVMVDEAHRTQYGFEAKMDQKTGEVRHGLAHHLRNALPRAIYVALTGTPVELVGANTRSVFGDYIDVYDIAQAVEDGATVPIYYEGRVARVEIAKDLRDSLDEEFDEATEALPEDETGAAAKKWSQIEKLVGAGPRLDAVVADILEHFDARLEAIDGKAMIVCMSRRICVEVYERIVAARPEWHSETDETGAVKIVMTGSATDPQNFQPHIRSKTKLEALRKRYKDTSDPLKLVIVRDMWLTGFDAPCMHTLYVDKPMKGHGLMQAIARVNRVFAGKPAGLVVDYIGLAADLKKALAHYSQGDQAQTGVDEREAVAAFLSALDVARGLFHGFDYSRVLGGTAADRIEILPTAADHVLKQARDEGQEDHVDFGKRFLDAVAALAKAFKLAAGSPETKEHAEEVAFFLAVRSALQKLDVTGGGGRNSSPDFAIQQLLNRAVASTEVVDILEACGFDRPDISVLSEEFLLEIQHMQHKNLAVEALKKLLNGEIKARTRGNVVQNQKFSERLTNAIARYHNRSVDALQVIQELIGMAKDLRAEPEDDMSETERSFYDALAQNESAIDVMDNDQLKIIAAELVASIRENSGVDWWQRDDVRARMRVAVKRILRRYGYPPDLQADAVKLVIKQAEAMARSM